The following are encoded together in the Candidatus Omnitrophota bacterium genome:
- a CDS encoding DUF4931 domain-containing protein: MPELRKDPIIGRWVIVATERLRRPDQFGIAPTNGQEEAPSCPFCQGHESQTPPEIYAVRPTGSAKNSPGWELRVVPSIAPFLRIEGQLDRHGRGLYDLMSGIGAHEIVVETNKHIANMADLEEQQISKVLACYVDRIRDLEKDERFKYVLVFKNYGWSAGGSKLKHSRSQLIATPVNPKRVKEELKGARLYYEYHERCIFCDLINQEMSSKERVILDIDGFIAITPFAARFPFEVWILPKKHSCDFVNIEPEHRLYLAKVMKKILQKIKVGLNDISYNYVLHTAPFRRPKSGYWKSIDNDYHWHIEIIPRLTKVAGFEWGTGFYICPLSPEDSAKYLREVEV, translated from the coding sequence ATGCCAGAATTACGAAAAGATCCGATTATAGGCAGGTGGGTTATTGTAGCAACTGAGCGGTTGCGCAGGCCAGATCAATTCGGTATTGCCCCCACGAATGGACAGGAGGAAGCTCCTTCGTGCCCTTTCTGCCAGGGGCATGAATCCCAAACTCCCCCTGAAATATATGCTGTCAGGCCAACCGGTTCTGCGAAAAACAGCCCCGGATGGGAACTCAGGGTTGTCCCGAGTATTGCCCCATTTTTAAGGATTGAAGGTCAGCTTGACCGGCATGGCAGGGGCTTGTATGATCTTATGAGCGGCATCGGTGCGCACGAAATCGTTGTCGAGACGAATAAGCATATAGCTAACATGGCTGATCTAGAAGAACAGCAAATATCCAAGGTACTGGCCTGTTATGTTGACCGCATAAGGGATCTGGAAAAGGATGAGCGTTTTAAATACGTTTTAGTTTTTAAGAATTACGGCTGGTCTGCCGGGGGCAGCAAGCTAAAACATTCGCGTTCCCAGCTTATTGCAACACCTGTTAACCCAAAAAGAGTCAAAGAAGAGCTTAAAGGCGCAAGGCTTTATTATGAATACCATGAAAGGTGTATTTTTTGTGATTTAATCAACCAGGAGATGTCATCTAAAGAAAGAGTTATCCTTGATATAGACGGGTTTATTGCCATTACGCCGTTTGCGGCGAGGTTTCCTTTTGAAGTATGGATTTTGCCAAAGAAGCATTCCTGCGATTTTGTCAACATCGAGCCGGAACATAGGTTATACCTTGCCAAAGTTATGAAAAAGATACTTCAAAAAATCAAGGTAGGCCTTAATGATATTTCTTATAATTATGTTTTACACACTGCGCCGTTTAGAAGGCCTAAGTCTGGTTACTGGAAAAGCATTGATAATGATTATCACTGGCACATCGAAATAATCCCGCGCCTAACAAAGGTAGCAGGTTTTGAATGGGGTACAGGTTTTTATATATGTCCTTTATCGCCTGAAGATTCAGCTAAATATTTAAGAGAGGTTGAGGTATAG
- the priA gene encoding primosomal protein N' — MLYVKIVIPIPVDGPFDYSVPAAFVPRVVPGMRALVTFGARKCVGYIVGVSKQSSIKNVKPIISLLDDAPILSKELLRLTKLVSQYYCCSWGEVIDTALPWQSRSCKKGLELGKAQENLPKTSRASITSLINADRQGRWDFYLNELRKCIDLGKQALILLPDILKVARFKERAAEIPNAVISTLFRKSPSELREWLKIRNREVNIIVGTRSAVFAPLQNQGLIIIDEETDYVYKQDQVPHYSGRQVAIMRAKLNGTSLILGSVARPLETVLLSRDKNIDFNEVAVEQAVRDIFILDDRTYFKGNTKKTEQISRYLQGVIDSTLSNKGSVLVYFDKKGFASYGSCLKCGYELECPRCSVNLVYYYEKNILSCSYCNYSIAAPRLCPQCNSDYIRYEGIGIEKVESQIYRLFPRARIVKLEHAQEAGSSYADIVIANKNILSLDSKKFDLVCVLNIDSMLSRIDFRSAEKTLLLLRGLLNLCTAKMIIQTSMPGHYVFKSLKNNNPEEFILPEMDFRKQLGFPPYKHLAVIKLRSPDENKVSDCANRFFEVITKETDGRSLEVLSLKQAQPFKIRGNFYWNIVTKGSRPLAMSALIKRCLKKVSHSGIIITIDMDPV, encoded by the coding sequence ATGTTATACGTTAAAATAGTAATACCTATTCCGGTTGACGGTCCATTTGATTATTCGGTTCCGGCTGCATTCGTGCCCCGTGTTGTCCCAGGCATGAGGGCGTTAGTTACATTCGGAGCCAGGAAATGCGTCGGTTATATTGTCGGGGTATCAAAACAAAGTTCAATAAAGAACGTTAAACCTATAATAAGTTTGCTTGATGATGCCCCTATATTAAGCAAGGAATTATTACGGCTTACAAAATTGGTATCGCAGTATTACTGTTGTTCGTGGGGTGAGGTTATTGATACAGCTTTGCCTTGGCAGTCAAGAAGCTGCAAGAAAGGGCTTGAGTTGGGAAAGGCTCAGGAAAATCTGCCTAAAACCTCAAGGGCCAGTATCACTTCATTGATTAACGCAGATCGACAGGGGCGCTGGGATTTTTATTTAAATGAGTTAAGAAAATGTATTGATTTAGGTAAGCAGGCATTGATTTTGCTGCCGGATATTTTAAAGGTCGCCAGGTTCAAAGAGAGGGCTGCGGAAATACCTAATGCCGTGATTTCAACATTGTTTAGAAAAAGCCCATCAGAGCTTCGGGAATGGCTGAAGATCAGGAATAGAGAAGTAAATATTATCGTAGGAACGCGTTCCGCGGTATTTGCGCCACTTCAAAATCAAGGATTGATTATAATTGATGAAGAAACTGACTATGTGTATAAGCAGGATCAGGTGCCTCATTATAGCGGACGCCAGGTGGCAATTATGAGGGCAAAATTAAATGGCACAAGTTTGATTTTGGGCTCAGTAGCAAGGCCACTCGAAACAGTTTTGTTAAGTAGAGATAAGAATATTGATTTTAATGAAGTTGCCGTTGAGCAGGCTGTCAGGGATATCTTCATCTTAGACGATAGGACTTATTTTAAGGGTAACACGAAGAAAACAGAGCAGATTTCCAGGTACTTACAAGGAGTAATTGATTCGACTCTAAGCAACAAAGGCAGCGTGCTGGTATATTTTGATAAGAAAGGTTTTGCATCTTATGGAAGTTGTTTAAAGTGCGGCTATGAGCTTGAGTGCCCGAGGTGCAGCGTAAACCTGGTATATTACTACGAGAAAAACATCTTAAGCTGCAGCTATTGTAATTATAGTATCGCCGCTCCTAGGCTTTGCCCTCAATGCAACTCGGATTACATAAGATATGAAGGCATAGGCATTGAAAAAGTAGAAAGCCAGATATACAGGCTTTTTCCCAGAGCCAGGATCGTAAAGCTTGAGCATGCACAAGAAGCAGGCTCAAGCTATGCAGACATTGTTATCGCAAATAAAAATATTTTAAGCTTAGACAGCAAAAAATTTGACTTGGTATGTGTGTTAAATATTGATAGCATGTTAAGCAGGATAGATTTCCGCTCTGCAGAAAAAACATTATTATTATTGCGGGGGCTGCTAAATTTGTGCACGGCTAAAATGATCATCCAAACTTCTATGCCGGGACATTATGTTTTTAAGTCTTTAAAAAATAATAATCCCGAAGAGTTTATCTTACCTGAGATGGATTTCAGAAAACAGCTGGGGTTTCCGCCTTATAAGCATTTAGCTGTAATAAAATTACGTTCCCCCGATGAAAATAAAGTCTCTGATTGCGCTAACCGGTTTTTTGAGGTTATTACCAAAGAAACTGATGGCAGAAGCTTAGAGGTGTTATCGTTAAAGCAGGCGCAGCCATTTAAGATAAGGGGCAATTTCTACTGGAATATAGTTACAAAAGGAAGCAGGCCATTGGCGATGTCTGCCTTGATAAAAAGATGCTTAAAAAAAGTTTCTCATTCAGGTATAATAATAACCATAGACATGGACCCGGTTTAG
- a CDS encoding methionyl-tRNA formyltransferase — MDKRKMNIVFLGSSEFAVKPLKAIFDNGYNVACVFTQPDRAKGRGRQICATPVKKLCQDLGIKTYQPQDINDSVSLVTLKKIDPDLLVVIAYGQILSSAVIKTAKIMAFNMHASLLPKYRGAAPVNWALINGEKYTGVSAIKINTKMDAGPVICQKSIQINESDTAVTLAEKLSELSAELVIKVLSSIPSGKYTLIPQEESKVTYARKLKKEDGLIEWSKHSRAIINHVRGCLGWPGSYSYLNGKLLRILELELVNDSFGSGYKPGQILEVSKAGIVVKTGDGAVTIKELQAENKKAMKAGDFIAGHKVILGDVFKNCLH, encoded by the coding sequence ATGGATAAGAGAAAGATGAATATTGTTTTCTTAGGCAGTTCTGAGTTTGCCGTAAAGCCGTTAAAGGCTATTTTCGATAACGGTTATAACGTGGCTTGCGTGTTTACTCAGCCCGACAGAGCTAAGGGAAGAGGCAGGCAAATTTGCGCTACTCCAGTCAAGAAGCTATGCCAGGATTTAGGGATCAAGACCTATCAACCGCAGGATATAAACGATTCTGTCAGTCTAGTAACATTAAAAAAAATAGATCCGGACCTGCTTGTAGTTATTGCATATGGCCAGATTCTTTCTTCTGCTGTGATAAAAACCGCAAAAATTATGGCATTTAATATGCACGCTTCTCTCCTCCCTAAATACAGGGGTGCTGCTCCGGTTAATTGGGCGTTGATTAACGGCGAAAAATATACTGGAGTTTCGGCTATTAAAATTAACACTAAAATGGATGCCGGGCCTGTTATTTGCCAAAAGTCTATTCAGATCAACGAAAGCGATACGGCCGTTACTTTGGCAGAGAAACTTTCAGAATTATCCGCAGAATTAGTCATTAAAGTTTTAAGCTCAATTCCAAGCGGTAAATATACCTTGATTCCTCAGGAAGAATCTAAAGTTACATATGCGCGTAAACTCAAGAAAGAAGACGGGCTTATAGAATGGAGTAAGCATTCCAGGGCCATTATTAACCATGTCAGGGGCTGTTTGGGTTGGCCCGGCAGCTATTCTTATTTGAATGGAAAATTACTGAGGATACTAGAATTAGAGTTAGTTAATGATAGTTTTGGCAGCGGATATAAACCCGGTCAGATACTGGAAGTATCTAAGGCAGGGATAGTCGTTAAAACAGGCGACGGAGCAGTGACCATAAAAGAACTGCAGGCAGAGAATAAAAAAGCAATGAAGGCCGGTGATTTTATTGCAGGGCATAAGGTTATTCTCGGCGATGTTTTTAAAAATTGTTTGCATTAG
- the galT gene encoding galactose-1-phosphate uridylyltransferase, with the protein MSELRRDPIGGRWVIVDTDHPALPADFEYEQHAFKGGICPFCYGNEKLTPPEIDAVRIDGSSPNSPGWQVRVVPNKFPALQIEGDLDRRGVGIYDMSNGVGAHEILIESPYHYKDIPSLLNSEIESYISMSCSRARDLARDHRFKYIMIFKNFGPAAGASLEHPHSQIIALPMVPKSAVEELKGSKNYYDYRDRCIFCDVIRQELQEKERVIIENKYFVSFCPFVSRFPFEIWIMPKAHNSRFCHMADAEIPELASILKDTVTKLKKVFSNISYNYIVHSSPINGDTVYDSYHWHIEFMPKLTRLAGFEWGSGFYVVPTPPELAAKILREN; encoded by the coding sequence ATGTCAGAGTTACGAAGGGATCCTATTGGCGGCAGATGGGTAATTGTTGATACTGACCATCCGGCCTTGCCTGCGGATTTTGAATATGAGCAGCATGCTTTTAAGGGCGGGATTTGTCCTTTTTGCTATGGTAACGAAAAGCTGACTCCGCCTGAGATCGATGCCGTCAGGATCGATGGGTCTTCACCTAATTCTCCCGGCTGGCAAGTAAGGGTAGTTCCTAATAAATTTCCGGCTTTACAGATTGAAGGTGATTTAGACCGCAGAGGCGTAGGCATTTATGATATGTCAAATGGTGTTGGCGCTCATGAAATATTGATTGAAAGCCCCTACCATTATAAGGATATCCCCAGTCTTCTTAACAGCGAAATTGAAAGCTATATCTCGATGTCTTGCTCCCGTGCAAGGGATTTAGCCCGGGACCACAGGTTCAAATATATAATGATATTCAAAAATTTTGGCCCTGCAGCAGGCGCCTCTCTTGAGCACCCGCATTCCCAGATTATCGCTCTTCCTATGGTCCCCAAGAGTGCGGTAGAAGAGCTGAAGGGTTCAAAGAACTATTATGACTATAGAGACCGTTGTATTTTCTGTGATGTAATCAGGCAGGAGCTTCAGGAAAAAGAAAGGGTAATAATAGAGAATAAGTACTTTGTTTCTTTTTGCCCGTTCGTTTCGCGGTTCCCTTTTGAAATCTGGATTATGCCTAAAGCTCATAATAGCAGGTTCTGCCATATGGCAGATGCAGAGATACCTGAATTAGCTTCAATCCTGAAGGATACAGTTACCAAGCTAAAAAAAGTTTTTTCAAATATTTCTTATAATTATATAGTGCATTCTTCTCCGATTAACGGAGATACTGTTTATGACAGCTATCATTGGCATATAGAGTTTATGCCTAAATTAACCAGGTTAGCTGGTTTTGAATGGGGCTCAGGTTTTTACGTCGTGCCAACGCCGCCGGAACTTGCTGCAAAAATCCTAAGAGAGAATTAA
- a CDS encoding HAD family hydrolase → MRAIFLDRDGVINKFPGYGKYVTSIKGFKFLPNVKKAIADLKKSGFKIFIISNQACVGKGLLDKADLDLITSKMIEEIRSYGGDIDRVYYCFHLPEEDCSCRKPKIGSLKKAAKEFNINLSKSYFIGDSMKDILAARSSGCTSILVLTGQENLINSENWQVKPDFVFKNLYEASRFILRN, encoded by the coding sequence ATGAGAGCTATTTTTCTTGACCGGGACGGCGTTATTAATAAGTTCCCCGGGTACGGGAAATACGTAACGAGCATAAAAGGATTTAAATTTCTTCCCAATGTGAAAAAGGCAATCGCCGATCTTAAGAAATCAGGGTTTAAGATTTTTATAATCTCAAACCAGGCTTGCGTTGGCAAAGGTTTACTGGATAAAGCCGATTTAGATTTAATAACCTCTAAGATGATTGAGGAGATAAGGTCTTACGGTGGCGATATCGACCGTGTTTATTATTGTTTCCATTTGCCTGAGGAAGACTGTTCTTGCCGGAAGCCCAAAATTGGCAGCCTAAAAAAAGCAGCGAAAGAATTCAACATTAATCTAAGCAAGAGTTATTTCATAGGTGATAGCATGAAAGATATTCTGGCTGCTCGATCCTCAGGGTGCACATCCATACTAGTGCTTACCGGGCAGGAAAATCTTATTAACAGCGAGAATTGGCAGGTCAAGCCCGATTTTGTATTCAAAAACCTCTACGAAGCCTCAAGGTTCATCTTAAGGAATTAG